A stretch of Canis lupus baileyi chromosome 7, mCanLup2.hap1, whole genome shotgun sequence DNA encodes these proteins:
- the LOC140636422 gene encoding large ribosomal subunit protein eL31-like, giving the protein MVAKTEATLKKEGVAFPTRARQNAPAKKGGEKKKGRSAINEVVTREYTINIHKRIHGVGFKKRVPRALKEIQKFAMKETGTPDVRIDTRLNKAVWAKGIRSVPYCIRVRLSRKRNEDEDSPNKLYMLVTYVPVTTFKNLQTVNVDEN; this is encoded by the coding sequence ATGGTAGCAAAGACGGAAGCCACGCTCAAAAAGGAAGGAGTAGCCTTTCCAACTAGGGCCCGGCAGAATGCTCCTGCAAAGAAGGGTGGCGAGAAGAAGAAGGGCCGTTCTGCCATCaacgaggtagtgaccagagaataCACCATCAACATTCACAAACGTATCCATGGAGTGGGTTTCAAGAAGCGTGTCCCTCGGGCACTCAAAGAGATCCAGAAATTTGCCATGAAGGAGACGGGAACTCCAGATGTGCGCATTGACACCAGGCTCAACAAAgctgtctgggccaaaggaataagGAGTGTTCCATACTGTATCCGTGTGCGGTTGTCCAGAAAACGTAATGAGGATGAAgattcaccaaacaagctctacaTGCTGGTTACCTACGtacctgtcaccactttcaaaaatctacagactgttaatgtggatgagaactaa